One window of Microcoleus vaginatus PCC 9802 genomic DNA carries:
- a CDS encoding FAD-dependent oxidoreductase, with protein MAKSGLMAMLRRAASIAQKSRETGIPADELLGMLSAGIPNSPISRRRLLHGGLAAVGAVAAVTFTREGGGAFAQQGGRSPILVVGAGIAGLTAAYRLRQAGVRADIIEATNRVGGRIRTIPKVAGTLIPAELGGEFIDTGHTNLISLASELGLRAIDLAQVQSGLVKDTFFFQGRRFSLEQIIADFAPLASKITADLETVGDEISYLDFTEAAERLDNLSIAEYVDQAETSTIVRQLLRIAYTTEYGRDPEEQSALNLLFLIGSEAGSFELYGNSDERYQIDGGNSQIINRLAGQLSGSIEAGTVLEAITLLPDGRYRVNLRSGQSAFERTYERVLLTLPFSTLRDVRINVPLPQPKRRAIEQLGYGTNSKLITGYRSRIWRELYRSTASVYSDLGFQNTWEATPFAPTPNGLVTNFTGGKQGLSIGAGTPEDQAQRFLNQFERVFPGVRNLRSGKAVRAYWPGERFFKGSYACYLVGQWTQMYGVEGERVGNLYFAGEHTSLENQGYMEGGCETGQRAAVEILQDLGLIPSADALNARTASNLNNRRPSRKVPGARNLRNRKPSIR; from the coding sequence ATGGCTAAATCTGGACTGATGGCAATGCTGCGCCGCGCTGCGAGTATTGCTCAGAAATCAAGGGAAACGGGCATTCCGGCTGATGAACTGCTGGGGATGCTGAGCGCTGGCATTCCCAATTCTCCCATATCTCGGCGTCGCTTGCTGCACGGGGGCTTAGCTGCTGTGGGGGCTGTCGCTGCTGTGACTTTTACCAGGGAGGGAGGGGGAGCTTTTGCTCAACAGGGCGGACGATCGCCCATTTTGGTTGTGGGTGCGGGAATTGCGGGTTTGACGGCGGCTTATCGCTTGCGCCAAGCGGGCGTGCGCGCCGATATAATCGAGGCAACTAACCGCGTGGGGGGGCGGATACGCACTATTCCCAAGGTGGCTGGAACGCTGATTCCGGCAGAGTTGGGGGGAGAATTTATTGACACCGGCCACACTAATTTAATCTCGCTGGCGTCGGAATTGGGTTTGCGGGCGATCGACTTAGCCCAAGTGCAGAGTGGACTGGTGAAGGATACTTTTTTCTTTCAAGGGCGCCGCTTTTCTCTTGAGCAAATAATCGCAGATTTTGCGCCGCTAGCGAGTAAAATTACTGCTGATTTGGAGACGGTTGGCGATGAAATTAGCTATCTTGATTTTACGGAAGCAGCGGAAAGATTGGACAATCTTTCGATCGCTGAATATGTAGACCAAGCTGAGACTAGCACGATTGTCCGGCAGTTACTCCGCATTGCTTACACGACTGAATACGGTCGAGATCCTGAAGAACAGTCGGCGTTAAATCTGCTGTTTTTAATCGGTTCTGAGGCGGGCAGTTTTGAATTGTACGGCAACAGCGATGAGCGTTATCAAATTGACGGCGGTAATAGTCAAATTATCAACCGTTTGGCGGGTCAATTGTCTGGTTCGATCGAGGCGGGGACGGTTTTGGAAGCGATTACTCTTTTGCCTGATGGCCGCTATCGGGTAAATTTGCGATCGGGACAAAGCGCGTTCGAGCGCACTTACGAGCGAGTTTTATTAACTTTGCCGTTCAGCACTCTGCGAGACGTTAGAATTAACGTACCTTTGCCCCAACCAAAGCGCAGGGCGATCGAGCAGTTGGGTTACGGTACTAATTCTAAGTTAATTACTGGCTACCGCAGCCGAATTTGGCGAGAACTTTATCGCTCGACTGCTTCTGTTTATAGCGATTTAGGATTCCAGAATACCTGGGAAGCTACGCCTTTCGCCCCTACTCCTAACGGTTTAGTTACTAATTTTACAGGAGGAAAGCAGGGTTTGTCGATCGGTGCCGGAACTCCCGAAGACCAAGCACAAAGATTTTTGAACCAATTTGAAAGAGTTTTTCCCGGAGTGAGAAATTTGCGATCGGGCAAAGCTGTGCGAGCTTATTGGCCGGGAGAACGCTTTTTCAAAGGTTCTTATGCCTGCTATTTAGTGGGACAGTGGACACAAATGTACGGCGTTGAAGGCGAACGAGTTGGCAATTTATATTTTGCCGGGGAACACACTTCGCTGGAAAATCAAGGTTACATGGAAGGCGGTTGCGAAACTGGACAAAGGGCGGCTGTTGAAATTTTGCAAGACTTAGGTTTGATACCTTCTGCTGATGCTTTGAATGCTCGAACAGCGAGTAATTTGAACAATCGCCGTCCTAGCCGGAAAGTTCCCGGAGCGCGGAATCTTAGGAATAGAAAGCCGAGTATTAGATAA
- a CDS encoding calcium-binding protein, giving the protein MLTLRTLFDSKFYLENNPDVAVAVARGTVSSPFDHYRKIGKFENRDPNALFDASYYLDTNTDVATSAKLNGFSGADHFIRFGQFERRNPNPFFDVGFYLASNPDVQTAVQTNQFTPFEHYFKVGQLENRKASVFFDPSFYLEKYPLVGAAVNSGAVKSAIDHYIQFGQQEGLLSIIPDPADNLNAAKSLGILTEIQTASDFVGAAEPADIYSFILNTPSLFSVTVDGLSADVDVELIQDINGNGAVGSDDLIASSNNLSTASETIVSNGPLPAGIYFVRVSQFQGDTNYDLRLLSAPSPTPLL; this is encoded by the coding sequence ATGCTAACCCTCAGAACACTGTTCGACAGCAAATTTTATCTCGAAAACAACCCAGATGTCGCCGTAGCAGTTGCCAGAGGCACGGTATCGAGTCCCTTCGATCACTACCGAAAAATTGGCAAATTTGAAAATCGCGACCCCAATGCCCTGTTCGACGCCAGCTATTATTTAGACACCAATACAGATGTAGCGACATCAGCGAAACTCAACGGTTTTTCAGGCGCCGATCACTTTATCAGATTCGGTCAATTTGAACGACGCAATCCCAACCCTTTCTTCGATGTTGGTTTCTATTTAGCAAGCAACCCAGATGTTCAGACAGCAGTCCAAACCAATCAATTTACCCCATTTGAACACTACTTCAAAGTCGGTCAATTAGAAAACCGCAAAGCCAGCGTTTTCTTCGATCCCAGCTTTTATCTAGAAAAATATCCGCTGGTAGGAGCAGCAGTCAATAGCGGCGCAGTTAAAAGTGCGATCGACCACTACATTCAATTCGGTCAACAAGAAGGACTGTTAAGCATTATCCCCGATCCCGCAGACAATTTGAACGCGGCAAAAAGCCTGGGCATTCTGACAGAAATTCAAACGGCGAGCGATTTTGTGGGAGCTGCTGAACCAGCCGACATTTACAGTTTTATCCTTAATACTCCCAGCCTTTTCAGTGTAACTGTTGACGGTTTGAGTGCAGATGTTGATGTTGAATTAATTCAAGATATCAACGGCAACGGCGCAGTTGGATCAGACGATCTGATTGCTTCGTCTAACAATTTAAGCACGGCTTCAGAAACGATTGTCAGCAATGGGCCTTTACCTGCGGGGATTTATTTCGTCCGCGTTTCTCAATTTCAAGGCGATACAAATTATGACTTGAGATTGCTTTCCGCTCCTTCTCCCACGCCGCTTCTATGA
- the ribD gene encoding bifunctional diaminohydroxyphosphoribosylaminopyrimidine deaminase/5-amino-6-(5-phosphoribosylamino)uracil reductase RibD: METFPADAQAIASLANGQQQGTKQLDNSEIQEFDRAMMRRCIELARRALGKTAPNPLVGSVIVRDGKIVGEGFHPGAGQPHAEVFALREAGELAEGATVYVNLEPCNHYGRTPPCSEALVKAKVAKVVAGMVDPNPLVAGTGLARLREAGIEVVAGVEGEACQKLNEAFVHRILYRRPFGILKYAMTLDGKIATSTGHSAWVTGEEARSEVHRVRVGCDAVIVGGNTVRLDNPLLTSHQPDRNNPLRVVMSRTLDLPKSAWLWETSVAATLVLTEPGVNREFQEFLIAKGVEVVELSPLTPTNVMAYLYDRSFLSVLWECGGTLAAEAIAEGAVQKIMAFIAPKIVGGQGAPTPVGDLGFSAMTDALALERVSWRAVGADCLVEGYLKIKD, from the coding sequence ATGGAAACTTTTCCGGCGGACGCTCAAGCGATCGCCAGCTTAGCTAACGGACAGCAGCAAGGTACAAAACAACTGGACAACAGCGAAATTCAAGAGTTCGATCGAGCCATGATGCGCCGCTGCATAGAATTGGCTCGCCGTGCTCTCGGCAAAACCGCACCCAACCCCCTTGTCGGTTCTGTAATTGTCCGAGACGGCAAGATTGTCGGCGAAGGGTTTCATCCCGGTGCGGGTCAACCTCACGCCGAAGTTTTTGCGCTCCGGGAAGCGGGGGAACTCGCCGAAGGAGCGACCGTCTACGTGAACCTGGAACCCTGCAACCACTACGGGCGGACTCCTCCCTGTTCCGAAGCTTTAGTTAAGGCCAAGGTGGCAAAAGTAGTGGCTGGCATGGTCGATCCGAATCCTTTGGTAGCTGGAACTGGGCTGGCCCGGTTGCGAGAGGCTGGCATTGAAGTGGTGGCGGGAGTGGAAGGGGAAGCTTGCCAGAAACTCAACGAGGCTTTTGTACACCGAATTTTGTACCGCCGGCCTTTTGGAATTTTGAAATATGCAATGACTTTGGACGGTAAAATTGCTACCAGTACCGGGCACAGCGCTTGGGTGACAGGCGAGGAGGCTCGGAGCGAGGTACACCGGGTGCGCGTCGGCTGCGATGCAGTGATTGTTGGGGGAAATACGGTGCGTCTGGACAATCCTCTACTGACGAGCCACCAGCCTGATAGGAATAATCCTCTGCGGGTGGTGATGAGTCGCACTTTGGATTTGCCGAAGTCGGCTTGGTTGTGGGAAACCTCTGTGGCGGCTACTTTGGTGCTGACTGAGCCTGGGGTTAACCGCGAATTTCAGGAATTTTTGATCGCAAAAGGGGTGGAAGTTGTGGAATTGTCGCCGCTGACGCCGACTAATGTTATGGCTTATTTGTACGATCGATCTTTTCTTTCTGTACTCTGGGAGTGTGGCGGCACTTTGGCGGCCGAGGCAATTGCTGAGGGTGCAGTTCAAAAAATTATGGCTTTTATTGCTCCTAAAATTGTCGGTGGCCAAGGAGCTCCAACTCCTGTAGGAGATTTGGGGTTTTCGGCAATGACTGATGCTTTGGCTTTAGAGCGGGTTTCTTGGCGCGCAGTGGGTGCAGATTGTTTGGTGGAAGGCTATTTGAAAATTAAAGATTGA
- a CDS encoding deoxyribodipyrimidine photo-lyase, which produces MSQDMKREFASRDELIAYVREQFPEAAARDSSVPPTPGGRKAAETALQQVDPGKYASTRNFLNGAITRLSPYLRYGVLSLAEVRDAVLEKVRHREEAVKLVNELGWRDYWQRLYAELGNGIWQDREPYKTGYTAKDYSETLPEDVIEGSTGLFCIDSFSRELRETGYLHNHQRMWTAAYLVHWRRVRWQAGARWFLQHLLDGDPASNNLSWQWVASTFSHKPYFFNRENLERYTKAVYCRDCPMYGQCDFEGTYEYLEGQLFPQGEKVDRSGGSKSWQDFQKRRKN; this is translated from the coding sequence ATGAGTCAGGACATGAAGCGGGAATTTGCCAGCCGCGACGAATTAATTGCCTACGTGCGTGAACAGTTCCCCGAAGCCGCCGCCCGGGACAGCAGCGTACCCCCAACCCCAGGCGGGCGGAAAGCAGCCGAGACAGCCCTGCAACAAGTCGATCCCGGCAAGTACGCTTCAACCCGCAATTTCCTCAACGGTGCGATAACGCGCTTGTCACCCTATTTACGCTACGGAGTTTTGAGTCTGGCGGAAGTCCGGGATGCCGTGCTGGAGAAGGTGCGGCATCGAGAAGAGGCCGTAAAACTCGTCAACGAGTTGGGTTGGCGGGATTATTGGCAGCGACTGTACGCGGAATTGGGCAACGGGATTTGGCAAGACCGGGAACCCTACAAAACTGGCTACACTGCTAAAGATTACAGCGAAACTCTGCCGGAGGATGTCATTGAGGGATCGACTGGTTTGTTTTGCATCGACAGTTTCAGCCGCGAGTTGCGAGAAACTGGTTATTTGCACAATCACCAGCGGATGTGGACTGCCGCTTATCTCGTACACTGGCGCCGCGTGCGCTGGCAAGCCGGAGCTCGCTGGTTTTTGCAACATTTGCTAGATGGAGATCCGGCGAGCAATAATCTTTCTTGGCAGTGGGTAGCAAGCACTTTTAGTCACAAACCTTATTTTTTTAATCGGGAAAATTTGGAGCGTTACACTAAGGCGGTTTATTGTCGCGATTGTCCTATGTACGGGCAATGCGATTTTGAGGGAACTTACGAATATTTGGAAGGGCAGTTGTTTCCTCAGGGAGAAAAGGTCGATCGTAGCGGCGGTTCTAAAAGTTGGCAGGACTTTCAAAAGCGCCGGAAAAATTAA
- a CDS encoding cyclic nucleotide-binding protein, translated as MSKVLVILGELSDRDIDWMLANGTRTQILPGTTLITEGKPLDALYIVLEGTLSVAVSSLGDKEIGKIIAGEVLGEMSFVDGRLPSASVTAIEECVILSIPRRLLTEKLEQDVLFSLRFYRAITKFLSSRLRGTVQRFGDDSDGLMYQEPDDEDAIPQNVENPDLAASRFQWLLERLKGS; from the coding sequence ATGAGCAAAGTTCTAGTCATCTTAGGCGAATTGAGCGATCGCGACATCGATTGGATGCTCGCCAACGGCACCCGCACCCAAATCCTCCCCGGCACAACTCTGATCACCGAAGGTAAGCCCTTAGACGCCCTGTACATAGTTCTGGAGGGAACTTTGAGCGTTGCTGTATCATCTTTGGGCGACAAAGAAATTGGAAAAATTATTGCCGGGGAAGTTTTGGGCGAAATGTCTTTTGTAGACGGGAGGCTTCCTTCTGCTAGCGTCACGGCAATTGAAGAGTGCGTCATCCTGTCAATTCCCCGGCGGCTGCTAACTGAAAAACTCGAGCAAGACGTGCTTTTTTCCCTGCGGTTTTATCGGGCGATTACCAAATTTCTGTCGTCGAGACTGCGGGGTACAGTCCAGCGCTTCGGCGATGATAGTGATGGTTTAATGTATCAAGAGCCCGACGACGAGGACGCCATCCCGCAAAATGTCGAAAATCCTGATTTGGCGGCATCGAGATTTCAATGGCTGTTGGAGCGTTTGAAGGGGAGTTGA